One Aphidius gifuensis isolate YNYX2018 linkage group LG3, ASM1490517v1, whole genome shotgun sequence DNA window includes the following coding sequences:
- the LOC122852023 gene encoding uncharacterized protein LOC122852023 — protein MGFAKAKKLQKANERKSLKDLKRKVVYKITKVARFPTSKYGPALTVEINNENYAYLPKRFATHFNQDDQEFKELENAVKKGTLTMVLDGENNQDVILDDSTYDLRDFDDDEEM, from the coding sequence atgggttttgcaaaagcaaaaaaacttcaaaaagctAACGAACGCAAATCATTGAAAGatttgaaaagaaaagtagtttataaaattactaaagtaGCGAGATTTCCAACATCAAAGTATGGTCCAGCGCTAACAGTTGaaatcaacaatgaaaattatgcatATCTACCAAAAAGATTTGCTACACATTTCAATCAAGATGATCAAGAATTTAAGGAGCTAGAAAATGCTGTCAAGAAAGGAACACTAACCATGGTTCTTGATGGTGAAAATAACCAAGATGTAATATTAGATGATAGTACATATGATCTACGTGATttcgatgatgatgaggaaatgtga